In one window of Gossypium arboreum isolate Shixiya-1 chromosome 4, ASM2569848v2, whole genome shotgun sequence DNA:
- the LOC108458327 gene encoding uncharacterized protein LOC108458327 has translation MLARIAALTQRPLSFIRSFKYRRTDSIPNSSRGEMDFTDLDSNATKCVNLRLCSVSGCMTEILEIRAVRPSFHVVFVPGNPGVITFYKDFVESLFKSLGGTASVSAVGASGHTEKNWEHGKLYSLQEQIDHKIEFIKVQNIEAPLVLVGHSIGSYIALEMLRRLPEKVMYCIGLYPFLALNLQSKKQAVIVKVIMSRVLSIMVTLFVAPLSLLPRRVLRLISELSNGNSWSNTAHEACCSHLPQYHTIRNVLYMARTEFIKLSETPDWEFMRENQEKISFLYGIDDHWGP, from the exons ATGTTAGCTCGTATTGCTGCTCTAACACAGAGACCCCTTTCTTTTATTCGCTCCTTCAAGTACAG GAGAACTGATAGCATACCAAATTCCAGCCGTGGAGAAATGGATTTTACGGATTTGGATTCAAATGCTACGAAATGTGTAAATCTTAGGTTGTGCAGTGTCTCCGG TTGCATGACTGAGATACTTGAAATTCGTGCTGTTCGTCCCTCTTTTCATGTTGTGTTTGTTCCTGGAAATCCTG GTGTTATTACCTTTTACAAGGACTTTGTGGAATCATTGTTCAAGTCCCTGGGAGGAACGGCATCTGTATCAG CTGTTGGCGCTTCAGGTCATACAGAAAAG AATTGGGAACACGGAAAGTTGTATTCCTTGCAAGAACAAATTGATCACAAG ATTGAGTTCATCAAAGTGCAAAATATTGAAGCCCCTTTAGTTCTT GTAGGGCACTCTATTGGTTCATATATAGCACTAGAAATGCTAAGGAGGCTGCCAGAGAAG GTAATGTATTGCATTGGACTCTACCCATTTTTAGCCTTAAATCTGCAATCAAAGAAACAGGCTGTCATCGTGAAGGTTATTAT GTCCAGAGTACTGTCCATTATGGTTACACTCTTTGTAGCACCGTTGAGCTTGTTACCAAGACGGGTTTTGAGGCTAATTTCTGAACTTTCGAATGGGAATTCATGGTCTAATACTGCCCACGAAGCTTGTTGCTCTCACTTACCACAG TATCATACCATACGCAATGTGCTATATATGGCCAGGACGGAGTTCATAAAG CTTTCAGAAACACCAGATTGGGAATTTATGAGAGAAAACCAGGAGAAAATTTCATTCTTGTATGGCATTGATGATCACTGGGGTCCATAA
- the LOC108458889 gene encoding uncharacterized protein LOC108458889, with protein sequence MELEPAGKARKLDIQELEEIRNDAYENARIYKDKTKLFHDKKIAQKHFSVGQKVLLHNSVLKLFPGKLQSWWQGPFIVTKVLTHGAVEIESEESGKRFKINGQRLKQVYENFQAHKVTETKIGRDNPVAKQQLADLLAIIREQH encoded by the exons ATGGAGTTAGAGCCCGCAGGGAAGGCAAGAAAATTGGACATTCAAGAGTTGGAGGAAATTCGTAATGATGCCTATGAGAATGCTCGCATTTATAAAGACAAAACAAAgctgtttcatgataagaaaatAGCTCAGAAGCATTTTTCGGTAGGACAAAAAGTTTTGCTTCATAACTCCGTATTAAAGCTTTTCCCAGGTAAGCTTCAATCATGGTGGCAAGGACCTTTTATTGTGACTAAAGTATTGACGCATGGCGCAGTTGAAATAGAAAGTGAAGAATCAGGAAAGCGGTTCAAAATCAATGGCCAACGGTTGAAGCAAGTTTACGAAAATTTTCAGGCCCACAAG GTAACTGAAACGAAGATAGGGAGAGACAACCCTGTAGCCAAACAGCAACTAGCAGATCTCCTTGCAATCATACGCGAACAACATTAA